The stretch of DNA acaaaatatttttgagaaaattaaaaaaatatgtattgaaataaatttttatataaatatcaaaatcaaatgtTTATACAAAGTTTAtaacaaaatagaaataaaaattttaggaaCAACCAAAACTAAGATTTACGAAACactcaaaaatatatttaagtgaATTACTGTATTTACATATTATTAGCAAACTAAGTGGGTATTATAACTACTCCTCAattttttcccaaaataaacaaaatcaacaaccaaataattaaaaaatggcATCCAAAGCATAACTTGTAGCTACCAAATTAATTATTCAGTAACCTgagaaattaataaaacaaattCCTCTAAAATTCTAAAGAGTTATGCCCGTTATCCATGAGGCAACTCATAAAGTTGGGGTTGCAATTCATCTTTCCAATACTCTTGACTTCAACCACCACCAACTCATCCGTTAACCGGTAAACCAACACAAGGGCAACTAAATTACCATCTTGCCCTTCCAACCTTGCACCTTCACATTTCTCATTCCTTGTCACTGTTAAATTGGTCCCCTTAGCCAACTCATCCACCTTCTCTAGTATCCTCTCTACTTTCTCTCTCAGGACAAATCGCTCCACATGATTCAGAACACCGTTATTCACAAACAGACCCGACATGTCCAACCCAGTCGAAAAAGATATCAAGTCAAATGCATTTAacgttttaatttttatttgactCTTCTCCCATTCGGGTTCTTCAACAAGAACCCGATTAAGTTTATACCCACCCGAATTAAACCACGGGTCTTGCATAATCTCGTCAACGGTAATTCGCGTTTCTGGATTTACATCCAACAAACGCGATATAAGGTTTCTTAATCCACAAGATATCCACTTTGGAAACCGAAACTGACCGCGGTAAATCTTCCTGTACAAAACTGTAATATTGTAATCATTGAAGGGTAAAAAACCCGCtgtcaatgcaaacaaaacGACGCCGCAGGACCACACGTCCACCGTGGCGCCATTATATCCTTTCTTGGCCAAGATCTCAGGTGCCACGTAAGCAGGGGTCCCACAAACTGTGTGGAGCAAGCCATCAGGTCGGATCTGGTTCTTCACGGCGCTCAACCCGAAATCGGAGACTTGAAGGTTGCCGTCATCGTCAAGGAGGAGGTTGTCGAGCTTGAGATCACGGTGGTAGACGCCGGCGGAGTGGCAGTGCTTTACGGCGGAAATGAGCTGCCGGAAATATTTTCTGGCGACGTCTTCCGTCAAGCGGCCGCCGTGGGCGACCTTTTGGAAAAGTTCTCCGCCGGCGGCGAACTCCATGACAAGGTAGATTTTGGTCTTGGTGGCGAGGACCTCAAGGAGGTTGATGATGTTTGGGTGGTGGCGGAGGCGGCGCGTGACGGAGATCTCGCGCTCCACGTTGGCTGCATGGCAGTTGGAAACGATGTTGCGTTTGCTAACGGCCTTAACTGCCACGCTTCCACCGTCGGCCACGCGCGTCGCGTGGTACACTTTAGCGGACGCTCCTACGCCCAGAAGTTCGCCGAGCTCGTACTTGCCGAACAAAACGGTGCTGTCGTTTTGTGTTGGTGGTGTCGTTGGCTCGGTTTCCACGACGGCGTCGTTTTTGGAGTAGCTCATAGTTTGaggtaactaactaactaacttaaCTGACGTAACTAACCAAACTCGATGGGAAGAAGTGGTTTTTCGTGTGAGAAGATTCGAATAGAAAGAGAAGGAACCAAGTGGCTTTGTGACATAGAAGAATAGGTGGGAAGTGTTTGTTTACTATTTGGGTGTAGGGAGAGAGATAAAGAATGAGTATTTAAAGACTCATCTGGTGTGTGTTGTATACTATTACTGTATTTCATCATTTACTTTTAAGACAACGATAtggttttaaaaaattgataaaaattctATTTGCGTGCTAAGTAAAATTTGttggaaaattaaaattatgtataCATTGCGCATAAAACatattatatcatatttaaaatggtaaaaatttagtattttaaatatttagttgATAGttatttgatgataatttagttaaatttattaaattatttaataatttttaatttttaattttatattattttataaaaaaataacactgaAAATGTTTAACtgtgaaataaaattttttttaattttgacataaaattttttaatcaacacATGAATTTTTTAATCGCGTCATTTCTAATTAAAtgatgtattttttaatattaaagtaGTTTGAGTCGTATTAAACTTATATATAAGAGGTCTAGtcatttttatgtcatttacaaaTTTAATTCTAAAACATATTCGAATGTATTTTGTTGGGTGAGTGAGTTTAAATTTTGgacttgtaattttttaaagatttcttatgtcatttataaaaaatttctgcGTCATCCTAACTAAATAATGTGCTTTTGTTGTCATTGAATTGATTATGTGGCAATTGAACTAATATATAAGAGatttagtgtgtgtttggattacagtttgcaaacccataaaattgattttgtaaaattgattttgatgataaGTTAGTTTGAGTtaacgtgatttatgtttggtaatctttatatcaaaattgattatagtaaaataaatgttgtttggattatactactcaaaatcacttttagatgaaaaattactaaaatagacatcaatTTTATATACCTGTAAAATcagaatactataaaaaataatataaaaaatatttgtcatataaataaaataaatacaataaaaaataaaaatataaaagagagtactataaattttataatgtcacacaaaaaaatattctataatttttttagtatcgtcagtactctttaatttagtattattttagactataaatttttattatttatgactctattgttacttataattaattttttatttattttgtcctttTTTATAGGATCAatttatattatacaaaattttgataataaatataactgatgaatttggaaaactctaaattaaattagtgatgattaaacattattaatatgattaattacaaaattattaatttgattttggttcatatgtgttaattaaataattttgctGTGCAGATTTTACTATTGGGCCGAAAAAAAGCCCAAGATGTTGAAAGAGAATCAGCCTTGGttataaaaatgttaaatgTTGTGGCTGAATTATTATTACTCTTATTGgaccaaatttaattattagccCAAATCAACTTTAAAGAAAAGATCCACTAGCTTGGTCcgaaatcaaagaaaagaaaatggggcacaatatttttctttactcAATGTGAAGATAATAGTTACTAATATCATTCttatagaagaaaatgaagggtAGGGTtggtaaaaaagaaatattttagcTTCTCCTAAACATGAAACGTGAAACATGAAATGCAGAAGCTATAAATTTGAGCTTCTCCTAAACGTGGGTTCAGAGGCAGAAGTTCACAAAGATAAAAATTGTCAAACATCAAAGtgaaactttcaagaagctCAAACGGGCTTCTCTCCTTCCCAACGTGTTTGCCAAACACACCCTTAATCATTCACGTGTCATTTGTAATAATTTGATGtgtcttttgaatttaaaatacatttaaatatattttattagtgaAGCGAGTTAGTTTTGGACTTGTAGTCTTTTGAAGATTTTTTGTGCCATTCACCAAATTTGTGtcattcataaaaaatttcagtacTATTTATAACTAAATGATGTATTTTTGTTATTGTGAAATTAATTGTgtgatatttaattaaaaaaataaaaaaataatgataatgatgcTAATAAAAAAGGagcagaaaaaaaagagaaagatgaaaaaaaaaattcaaaaaaaaaagcaacacAATACAcacataagaagaagaaaacatgtaagtaaaaaaaaaatacacataaaatATCTTAGttagacttaattaaaaaaaaaatggactgtctaacttttttgtttaataataaCACTAATCTACTAAATCACTCgccataaaataattttttaagaataaaatttatttttcatttttatacaTTATACATTAtgctaaataatatatatacacagGGACGGATCCAGAAATGATATTATGGGGGGTCAATaacacatataatattaaaaatgatgtaaaaaaattatataatataagatgtattacaaaaatatattgacaaagaatatattttaaagtaaaaagaaaTATGTGTATACTTTTTGCTAACGAAATGGTCGATTCttcatatcataaaattcaccgataatagaatttgtgtaaaatttttcagtaattttcttttcaatataattaaaagaaaattatcaagaaattcatcttttattttgtttctaagttatttttcacaatattcatagttgaaaaagatcttttaattatagCAGTTGAAACAGAGAgaattaataccaaatgaataaaaaagacggctataagaagaaaaagaattcactttatgatatttaaaattttttatttaattaaaaaatattagtaataatatctttttcaaatttctttaatattgttacttactttttagatattaaaaattattaatatttaaattagactgaacttttatttatactagactaaataataaataattttttttaaaaaattaaattatacataataacttattactattaaaaaaagttGGGGGCCGAGGCCGCCACTCGCCCCCCTTATATCCGTCCctgtatatacatatatgttaATAATAACTTAAATCTTAACTCAAGAAAATAACTTAAATGGAAAAATAAAGCcttcaataaaaaaaacaaggaaatatgaaccaacaaaaaaaatatcctatttgattttggactttttttttaaaaaaaacttataatgcaccttaattatctttaaatttaaaccaattttctggttattaaaaaaaatagacaaattGACCATTCTTACTAGATGacaaataattacttgttgacATGTCAGATAACAGTATCAAGTATCAACTTTAAATGATTACAGAAATTAAAAATCTCCACTttacctctttttctttctcccctttttcttttttctcttcttttttcatgAATTTTTGCTCCTAACTGTTAAGCTTGTCTTTTGAGTTTaaactctgataccaattgaaagTTTCCAAATGAATTGAAAAAAGGGATTGAATTAATGAacctcttttaaaaattatgccGCGGATAGATAAATTAGGAGATTATTCGTGATTTTGTCCCTCTAAAATGCAAAACAGAAAGTTCAGCAAATAGAAAAGGAGAAGAGTGACACATCGATATATTCTAGTAgaatttttactataatcaagattaattgttCAATCACCAATTTCAAGAGGCTCACACTCTTGTAAATCACCTAAGTTATCTCAAGTTTAGTAAATCACCTAGGTGCTAACCTAACCTAGTTAAGAGGAACCAGGTGCATTCTAACCCAACTCACTTTCGAAATCAAAATACTCAAACAAAGATTAAATGGCTTTTGTATGCACTACTCTCTTTGCCTTTTGTGTCTCTTAAAGTAAGCTTAAATctagacaaaagaaaaataagaatacactcaaaaacaagaaaaataaggcTTGTTTATATGATCTTCAATATACACGAAAATAGTTGCTTCTTTCTTGAAAGAAATCTTTATATATAGAGCTTGGTTGCTCATTTAATGTTGGAAGCATTCCTaatatgattaaattagttgttgCTGCTTTAATGCTCTTAGATGTTAGCATTAAAAAGAGAATCTTTCCTTATTTGTTCTTCAATAACAAGTGCAAtagctttcttttctttttgttttcatgAGAATATATcacaataaatatttatatgtttAATGTTTGCTTGTTGCAGAATCTATCAAATCTTTCTTGCAATACTTGAAATATTTAAGGATCAAGTACGATTTCGGTCCCTAAGATAGgggctgaaaatttttttcatctccggccttttttgttacaaaatggcCCCAAAAGcttaacttagttttaaaatcgttcTTCAGACGAAAATACCCTACCCCATTCTTTTCCAAAATCAACCAGAAAGCAGAGGCAGAAGCAGAGgcagaagaaaaaatagaagcaaaaagcaaaagtAGAATcatcaataacaacaacaacaatgaataaTAGAATCACAGCAACAACAAAAGcagaagcaaaaacagaagaagaatcaacaacaataaaacaacaacaacaatagtaAATAGTGAatcaacaacagcaacaataaaagcaaaaatagaagcagaatcaacaacaacaacaaaagcaaaAACTGAAGCAAAAGGAGAAGCAGAAGGCAAAAGCAGAAAGCATAAGCAGAAGGCAGAAGCAACAACAATGAAACACCAATGGATTTGCTGACGTGACCTCATTCCAACGTCGGTGACGGGATAGAGCTCGATGGCGACCAATGTAAAACCTGGAAAATTAGTaaatgattagtcaataaattaattattaagcaaataaattagaaaatagaattttatggtttagtgaggtagaactaatgaaaataaaaaatttgacactaaattttaaagaatttggcctaAAATTGGGTCGAATGGACTAAACCGGCCAAACCGGGGCCAAGGCCCATGTATATAAAGCCACACTTCAGATACTTTTCCCTAAAATGAAGAGAATCGCGctgaagggggaagggagattgaagaaccctaaaaacctagcccttcttcaatttcaatctcaGATAACTTTTGATCTGAAGCTCCGATTATCGCactgtttgcggccacgcgaccAGCGCtacgagctctacaaaacccaatTCTTGATTAGGTATGAAACTCATTTCTCAGTTTCAGTTTCCTTCACCCCAATTTGGTATTGTTTTTTCCATATTTTTCTCTGGTtgcaaggtggaaaggcacactcattcgatgtggaaaggcactctTTTTCATATATCCTCCAGaagaaggtggaaaggcacactccttcaatgtggaaaggcactctctTTCATTTGTGATCGTTCTAGAGATGCGCAACCTAGAGACAAATGtctgggttagctaccagatgtgTCGAGTTCTGGCGATttaaccgacacatgagctaaTGGCCAGTAGGATAATCATGCATCATGTTACATTTGTTTactttgtttgggtgtgcatactTATTTTGTTTTGTCTATCTGATAAATTCTGTATAACTAGTAACTGTGATACTTGTTGTAACTGTTCTTTAAATATGTTGCCTTTTATTTGCTTGTGTTTGTGATTGTCTTTCAGTTTTGAGCAGTGGCGGAACCAGAAATTTCATAAGAGGGGggccaattaaatataaaatataacaaaaaattaacaaaatatgatttgtagcatatatatcaaaaaagtaattatattatataaaagtcaatgttcaactacatactttaagattttgatatttttaaacttgCTCGACGATGCTTCATGgaactaaaatcatcaattatcatctctgaagtgaattttgaagcaatttccttttcaatataTACAATCATACAATCTGCTAAAAATTCATCTTCCATCTTGTTTCGAAGCCTTGTTTTAATAATCTTCATAGCTGAAAAGGCCCGTtcagttgttgctgttgtcacaggaagagtcaaaacaagacgaattaatctatcaattaaaggatatatatttgattttcctGTCTCTGTCAATTTTTGACACAATTCAGCAAGAGTAGACAAATTCTGAAAATCTGGAGCTTTAACCACATCAAGTTCATAATGTTGTAACTCATAATCCAATTGAATCTTTTCTTGCttagaaaaatctaaagaatAGAAATTCTTTACAAGATTGCATATGTTGCAAACACTGAATAACTTGAAAGCATCTTTAGAATCTAAAGATGTACTCAATATGAGGAGCTCGNNNNNNNNNNNNNNNNNNNNNNNNNNNNNNNNNNNNNNNNNNNNNNNNNNNNNNNNNNNNNNNNNNNNNNNNNNNNNNNNNNNNNNNNNNNNNNNNNNNNNNNNNNNNNNNNNNNNNNNNNNNNNNNNNNNNNNNNNNNNNNNNNNNNNNNNNNNNNNNNNNNNNNNNNNNNNNNNNNNNNNNNNNNNNNNNNNNNNNNNNNNNNNNNNNNNNNNNNNNNNNNNNNNNNNNNNNNNNNNNNNNNNNNNNNNNNNNNNNNNNNNNNNNNNNNNNNNNNNNNNNNNNNNNNNNNNNNNNNNNNNNNNNNNNNNNNNNNNNNNNNNNNNNNNNNNNNNNNNNNNNNNNNNNNNNNNNNNNNNNNNNNNNNNNNNNNNNNNNNNNNNNNNNNNNNNNNNNNNNNNNNNNNNNNNNNNNNNNNNNNNNNNNNNNNNNNNNNNNNNNNNNNNNNNNNNNNNNNNNNNNNNNNNNNNNNNNNNNNNNNNNNNNNNNNNNNNNNNNNNNNNNNNNNNNNNNNNNNNNNNNNNNNNNNNNNNNNNNNNNNNNNNNNNNNNNNNNNNNNNNNNNNNNNNNNNNNNNNNNNNNNNNNNNNNNNNNNNNNNNNNNNNNNNNNNNNNNNNNNNNNNNNNNNNatatataaaaaattttaatattattaattattactatttactatttttttttaaaaaaatttgggggGGACCATGGCCACCTTAGGTCCCCCCGTGGATCCGCCACTGGTTTTGAGTACTGTGGTGGTGGactgataataatgatgatttgttttaaaatgaaGAGGAGGCCGGGTTAATTTtatttgggccggaggccaaGCTGGTTTGATTTGGGCCATAGGCCATGACTGGTTGGGTTAGTGGTAAGGGTTAGAGTTAAATGAGACAGAAAGTAAACTACAGAGTTAGAGTTATATTGTGACTTGGGTACCTTAAAGAGTTTTACCAAATTTATGGTTCAGTTTAttcctttaagttttataatctgaATGTCGgtattctaggattgcctttggctttctcgggaccttatttattatacatGTGGGCACCttaaccatactgagaacccccagttctcatcccatacgatttttgttgtttttcatatgcaggtcGAGATACACCTAGCTCGCTAGGCGTTTGGAGTTCTATTGCAACGAAGATGGAAGTTTAggcttttatgttttattatgtATACATATATGCTAAACTTCTCCTCTTATGTATTTTACTATGGTGCCTCATAGAGACTTGATGGAGAACTAAGGTTGTTTTGAGTATTTTAGATCTTGGGATTTGTATATACTTATGTAAATATCTCCGACAACCTTGGCTTTGCAGCCAGGGACGGATACAAGGGGCGCGAGTGGAGGCCTCGGCCCccccaatttttttaaaaaattaatagtaataagttattatgtataatttaattttttttaaaaatatttagtatttagttTAANataaagtgaattttttttcttgtgagtatctttttttattcatttgatattaattttttctGTTTCAACTGCTACAACTAAGagatctttttcaactatgaatattgtgaaaaataactcaggaacaaaataaaaaataaatttttgctaattatcttttaattatattgaaaagaaaattgctaaaaaatttgacacaattctattattgataaattttatgatacgaAAAATCGACCACTTCGTTAGTAAAAAGTAcagatattttttgtattttaaaatatattctttatcggtatatttttgtaatacatcttatattatataattttttaaataatttttaacattatATGTGTTATTGGCCTCCCATGATAATATTTCTAGATCCATCCCTGTAATTGCAGCTTGAGCCTAGAGTTTGAATATTTTATACCTTTACCGTGACCTTGTTCAGTTGCCTGTAGTCCACACAGAGATGCATACTTctatctttcttcttcacaaGTAATACTGGTGCTCCCCACGGCGAAACACTCGGACGAATGAAGTTTTTGCTCATCAATTCCTCAAGCTGAGATTTAAGTTCAGTTAACTCTAAAGGAGACATTCTGTATGGCATAATCGATATTGGTCCTACTCCAGGCACTAATTCAATCGCAAACTCGGTTTCTCGAGCAGAGAAAAATTCGGGAATATCTTCCGGAAACACTTCAAGAAATTTGCATATCACCGAAATCTATTCTAAACTCTGCTCTTCTCCCGACACACTTGCAGCTAATAACATAATACCCTGGCATTCACTCCCACTAGAGTTTACTACCACAGAGTTCAGATAATACCCTTTCGCCACAACCGGTCCTTCAAACCCCTCTGACATGAAATGCAACGATTTCTCAAAATAATCAAGCAGAACACGGTTTTTAGATAGCCAATCCAATCCCAGAATGAGATTAAGACCGGTCATCGGCAAACAAATCAAGTCATGCATAAATTTCCATTGTTGAATTCGAAAAGAAACCTATGGACAGCCTAATCTAGTCACAACTGCTTCCGAAGTGGCATTATGTACATTCAGATCATAATTCAGCACAACAATCTTCAGTTCTAATTCACTAGCCTTTTCAAATGCTATGGAATGTTGAGATGCTGAATTATATATATGGAATGTTAAGGTTTGAgttaattgttaatgaaaatagaggttgaGGAATTTTGTGTGAAATTGATTTTTGGCCAAACCTCTACTTTTACTCATTCAGACCTTAAGGATTAGTTTTAAGTGTAGTGACAAGATTAAGCTATGAAAAGGGAGGTTACTTGGAATTGAAGAAAGGTTTGGAAGGATAAATTAGGGTTGGGAAAGTGTagaattgatgatgatatttGATTAATGAATTGAGAATGGTAAGCTTTGACTTGTGATGTGATTGAGTATGGTCGAAATGGTCGATATGGCAAGGTCTGGATGCAAACCCGCTTGCGTGTTAACTTGAAAATGTGTTCAGATGGCAAGTTGAGGACAGAAGATTTCCTCTCTTGTCGTGATGGGGATGTGGGGAAGGTGAAAAGGTACACTTCTTCGTATTATTTCCACCACATTCTTATCTAGTTACAAGGTAAAAAGACACACTTCTTCAatgtggaaaggcactctccttcatTTATGATTCTCCTAGAGATGCGCAACCTAAAGACAAATATCTGGGTTAGCTACCATATGTGTCGGGTTCTGGCGAtttaaccgacacgtgagctcatggccagtaAGACAGTCATGCATCATGTTGtatttgtttgctttgtttgggtgtgcatactTATTTTGGTTTTCCTATTTGATAAATTCTGTATAACTGGTAATTGTGATACTTGTTGTAATTATTCTTTAAATATgttgtcttttattttcttgtgtttGTGATTGTCTTTCTGTTTTGAGTACTGTGGTGGTGGactgataataatgatgatttgTTTTGAAATTGATCAGAGGCCGGGTTAAGTTTATTTG from Arachis duranensis cultivar V14167 chromosome 4, aradu.V14167.gnm2.J7QH, whole genome shotgun sequence encodes:
- the LOC107485242 gene encoding CBL-interacting serine/threonine-protein kinase 14, producing the protein MSYSKNDAVVETEPTTPPTQNDSTVLFGKYELGELLGVGASAKVYHATRVADGGSVAVKAVSKRNIVSNCHAANVEREISVTRRLRHHPNIINLLEVLATKTKIYLVMEFAAGGELFQKVAHGGRLTEDVARKYFRQLISAVKHCHSAGVYHRDLKLDNLLLDDDGNLQVSDFGLSAVKNQIRPDGLLHTVCGTPAYVAPEILAKKGYNGATVDVWSCGVVLFALTAGFLPFNDYNITVLYRKIYRGQFRFPKWISCGLRNLISRLLDVNPETRITVDEIMQDPWFNSGGYKLNRVLVEEPEWEKSQIKIKTLNAFDLISFSTGLDMSGLFVNNGVLNHVERFVLREKVERILEKVDELAKGTNLTVTRNEKCEGARLEGQDGNLVALVLVYRLTDELVVVEVKSIGKMNCNPNFMSCLMDNGHNSLEF